From one Simplicispira suum genomic stretch:
- a CDS encoding ABC transporter ATP-binding protein, with protein MASTSPVDASAAVSLRGVTKHYGAVRAVDGVDLDIVRGEIFGLIGHNGAGKSTLFKMMLGLEATTAGSIVLGGAPVRGRGFRAARRHIGYLPENVVLYDNLSGLETLHFFARLKHAPLEQCPGLLERVGLAHAGKRAVREYSKGMRQRLGFAQALLGTPQVLFLDEPTNGLDPQAIRDFYATLRTLQAGGVTVVITSHILAELQERVDRLAIMANGLIQALGSVQTLREQTHMPLVFDLILDAGDFAPIAQALQDATGESAEAVPGGLRLACPRTHKMAVLAALAPFGGRVHDLALREPSLEDVFFGFSD; from the coding sequence GCGTCGACCTCGACATCGTGCGCGGCGAAATTTTCGGCCTGATCGGCCACAACGGCGCCGGCAAGAGCACGCTGTTCAAAATGATGCTGGGCCTCGAAGCCACCACGGCGGGCTCCATCGTGCTCGGCGGTGCGCCGGTGCGCGGTCGTGGTTTTCGTGCGGCACGCCGGCACATCGGCTACCTGCCCGAGAACGTGGTGCTCTACGACAACCTGAGCGGCCTGGAGACACTGCACTTCTTTGCCCGGCTCAAACACGCGCCGCTCGAACAATGCCCCGGCCTGCTCGAACGCGTCGGGCTGGCGCACGCCGGCAAGCGAGCGGTGCGCGAGTATTCCAAGGGCATGCGCCAGCGCCTGGGATTTGCGCAGGCGCTGCTGGGCACACCCCAGGTGCTGTTTCTTGACGAACCCACCAACGGCCTGGATCCGCAGGCGATTCGCGACTTTTACGCCACGCTGCGCACGCTGCAGGCGGGCGGCGTCACCGTGGTCATTACCTCGCACATCCTGGCCGAACTGCAGGAGCGCGTGGACCGACTGGCCATCATGGCCAATGGCCTCATTCAGGCGCTGGGCAGCGTGCAGACGCTGCGTGAGCAGACGCATATGCCGCTGGTTTTTGACCTGATCCTCGACGCGGGCGATTTCGCCCCCATCGCACAGGCGCTGCAGGACGCCACCGGCGAAAGCGCTGAGGCCGTGCCCGGCGGACTGCGCCTGGCCTGCCCGCGTACGCACAAGATGGCCGTGCTGGCCGCGCTCGCCCCATTTGGTGGCCGCGTGCACGACCTGGCCCTGCGCGAACCTTCGCTCGAAGACGTGTTCTTCGGCTTTTCCGACTAA
- a CDS encoding ABC transporter permease gives MELTQIFTIAAKEFRDRMRNRWVLAVALVFTVFSLVIAYFGGAQQGAVGFRSIEVTIASLVSLVIYLIPLIALLLGFDAIVGERERGSLDLLLSLPITRLELLLGKYLGLAAALTLSTLAGFGLVALLLYQRLSWAGLYHYGGFMASSVLLGLAFLSMAVLLSVLARERTRASGLAIALWFFFVLVFDLVLLGVLVSTGGQFGGEALAWLLLLNPADVFRILNVFSLDDVRTLYGLASIVPASLGSQALLGSVMLVWIVVPLLVARWRFR, from the coding sequence ATGGAACTGACACAAATCTTCACCATCGCGGCCAAGGAATTCCGCGACCGCATGCGCAACCGCTGGGTGCTGGCGGTGGCCCTGGTGTTCACCGTGTTTTCGCTGGTCATCGCCTATTTCGGTGGCGCGCAACAAGGCGCCGTGGGCTTTCGCTCGATTGAAGTCACCATTGCCAGCCTGGTAAGTCTGGTCATCTACCTGATTCCGCTCATTGCCTTGCTGCTGGGCTTTGACGCCATCGTCGGCGAGCGCGAACGCGGCTCGCTTGATCTGCTGCTGTCCCTGCCCATCACCCGGCTGGAACTGCTGCTGGGCAAATACCTGGGGCTGGCTGCGGCGCTCACGCTCTCCACACTGGCGGGCTTTGGCCTGGTGGCGCTGCTGCTGTACCAGCGCCTGAGCTGGGCCGGGCTCTACCACTACGGCGGCTTCATGGCCAGTTCGGTGCTGCTGGGCCTGGCGTTTCTGAGCATGGCGGTGCTGCTGTCGGTGCTGGCGCGCGAGCGCACACGCGCCTCGGGCCTGGCCATTGCCCTGTGGTTCTTCTTTGTGCTGGTGTTCGACCTGGTGCTGCTCGGGGTGCTGGTGAGTACCGGCGGGCAGTTTGGCGGCGAGGCCCTGGCCTGGCTGCTACTGCTCAACCCGGCCGATGTGTTTCGCATCCTGAACGTTTTTTCGCTGGACGACGTGCGCACGCTGTACGGGCTGGCCAGCATCGTCCCGGCGTCGCTGGGCAGCCAGGCGCTGCTGGGCAGCGTCATGCTGGTGTGGATTGTTGTGCCGCTGCTGGTGGCGCGCTGGAGATTTCGATGA
- a CDS encoding nitrous oxide reductase accessory protein NosL has product MIRYSKFFRSLLALAVLASALALSGCDKAAESASIAPVEIDRSTSCDLDGMLLSDYPGPKAQIHYDGQAQPAFFCDTTELLNTLLAGEQVRAIRAVYVQDMGEADWDHPEGHWTDARSAFYVFGSQRHGSMGPTVGSFAKEADAQRFAADNGGKVLPFAAIKPDMVDLSGGAKHDSRM; this is encoded by the coding sequence ATGATCAGATATTCCAAGTTTTTTCGCTCGTTGCTCGCATTGGCCGTGCTGGCAAGCGCTCTGGCTTTGTCCGGCTGCGACAAAGCCGCGGAGAGCGCCAGCATCGCGCCGGTGGAAATCGACCGCAGCACGAGCTGCGATCTCGATGGCATGCTGCTGTCGGACTATCCCGGCCCCAAAGCGCAGATTCACTACGACGGCCAGGCCCAACCCGCCTTCTTCTGCGACACCACCGAGCTGCTGAACACCTTGCTCGCGGGCGAGCAGGTGCGCGCCATCCGCGCGGTCTATGTGCAGGACATGGGCGAGGCCGACTGGGACCACCCCGAAGGCCACTGGACCGATGCGCGCAGCGCCTTCTATGTGTTTGGCAGCCAACGCCACGGCTCCATGGGCCCCACCGTGGGCAGCTTTGCCAAGGAGGCCGACGCCCAGCGCTTCGCTGCCGACAACGGCGGTAAGGTGCTGCCCTTCGCCGCCATCAAGCCCGACATGGTGGACTTGAGTGGCGGGGCCAAACACGACAGCCGCATGTAG